Proteins encoded by one window of Rhodococcus sp. OK302:
- a CDS encoding sensor histidine kinase: protein MLGRAQLKRRVWGYDVDTDTNVVDVFDTDTDVVDVFVTYLHRKLEATGMPRVLHTVRGSRIRTAGAAMRVRRRSPSLRTRVAMVSALAAAVVIAAIGIACAVFLRVNGSAQLDRTLDSVVLSVAAETTIAETSELPSAGTPEPAVTAPGDHVAESGTVRTETLAGTTVRARDVPVNGTDGTYLAVTVPEDTLSQAIRRQQWQVAAAAVAAIAVAAGLGWLLAGRAVRPLQRLAAAMRTVGDDPSNVLANVRGAREAEELSDAITDMLGRMQQARNRTQEALRSARDFAAVSAHELRTPLTSMRTDLEVLATMPLSDEQRAEIVRDVLLTQREVETTLTDLERLAVGELSDVADHEEVDLVDLADRCVQESARRLPDLEIELCGPDALTVRGIPSGLRLVLDNAIINAVRHGHAERVRITLAENGAHGIAVTVDDDGIGIPEYERAGMFVRFTRGSAAQVEGSGLGLALIAQQAALHGGTAGLSESLLGGTRLRLRLPQPPHVQLARALSRCKKD from the coding sequence GTGCTCGGTCGGGCGCAACTGAAGCGCCGGGTGTGGGGCTACGACGTCGACACTGACACCAATGTCGTCGACGTGTTCGACACGGACACCGACGTCGTCGACGTGTTCGTCACGTACCTGCATAGAAAACTGGAGGCGACGGGAATGCCGCGAGTGCTGCACACCGTGCGGGGGAGTCGGATTCGTACTGCCGGAGCAGCTATGAGGGTGCGCCGGCGATCACCGTCCCTCCGGACCCGGGTGGCAATGGTGTCGGCACTGGCGGCGGCCGTCGTCATAGCCGCGATCGGTATTGCATGCGCTGTGTTCCTGCGAGTGAACGGATCCGCTCAGCTCGACCGCACACTCGACTCGGTGGTGTTGAGCGTGGCCGCCGAGACGACGATCGCGGAAACCTCGGAGCTCCCGAGCGCGGGGACCCCCGAACCGGCGGTGACCGCACCCGGCGACCACGTCGCCGAATCCGGCACGGTCCGAACGGAAACCCTGGCGGGGACGACCGTGCGCGCCCGCGACGTCCCGGTCAACGGCACAGACGGCACGTACCTCGCCGTCACCGTCCCGGAAGACACACTGTCGCAGGCGATCCGCCGACAACAGTGGCAGGTCGCGGCAGCCGCGGTCGCGGCGATCGCGGTGGCGGCCGGGCTCGGCTGGCTGCTCGCCGGCCGTGCCGTGCGGCCCCTGCAACGGCTTGCTGCCGCCATGCGCACTGTCGGGGACGACCCGTCCAATGTGCTTGCGAACGTTCGGGGCGCCCGCGAGGCGGAGGAACTCTCCGACGCGATCACGGACATGCTCGGACGGATGCAGCAGGCGCGTAACCGAACCCAGGAGGCGCTCCGCTCGGCTCGCGACTTCGCCGCGGTGTCCGCTCACGAGCTGCGCACCCCGCTCACGTCGATGCGCACCGATCTCGAGGTGCTGGCGACGATGCCGCTCTCCGACGAGCAGCGCGCCGAGATCGTGCGTGATGTCCTGCTCACGCAGCGTGAGGTCGAGACGACGCTCACGGACCTCGAGCGTCTGGCGGTCGGTGAACTCTCCGACGTGGCCGACCATGAGGAGGTGGACCTCGTCGACCTTGCGGATCGCTGTGTGCAAGAGTCCGCGCGGCGGCTACCCGACCTGGAGATCGAACTGTGTGGCCCGGACGCGTTGACGGTGCGCGGGATTCCGTCGGGGCTGCGGCTGGTGCTCGACAATGCGATCATCAACGCTGTCCGTCACGGGCACGCCGAGCGGGTACGGATCACCCTCGCCGAGAACGGTGCTCACGGCATCGCCGTCACGGTGGACGATGACGGTATCGGTATCCCCGAGTACGAGCGGGCGGGGATGTTCGTCAGGTTTACTCGGGGCTCGGCCGCGCAGGTCGAGGGCTCCGGACTCGGTCTGGCGTTGATCGCTCAGCAGGCCGCGTTGCACGGCGGCACCGCCGGCCTGTCGGAGAGTCTGCTCGGGGGTACCCGACTGCGGCTTCGGCTGCCTCAACCCCCACACGTTCAGCTGGCTAGAGCGTTGTCGAGATGCAAGAAAGATTGA
- a CDS encoding DUF4274 domain-containing protein: protein MSDDFDELELRLMREFLESASTTQWLVTALTMNYDGKSELIAWMTTHPNLDRATAAALFWYSQPGYYQRFRSEADVPSVNRAGWANVHALQDRVVSDTVSVAGASFDPANDLSTPTGNPKHPGQDWTAEALGAHDDPGWLISPVMFEPVTGDGVDIRGYVESNGWNEGMPPSVLDALEAAWRADEDEDEE, encoded by the coding sequence ATGAGCGATGACTTCGACGAGCTGGAGCTGCGTCTGATGCGCGAGTTCCTGGAGAGCGCGTCCACGACCCAGTGGCTGGTGACTGCACTCACGATGAACTACGACGGCAAGTCCGAGCTGATCGCATGGATGACCACGCATCCGAACCTCGATCGTGCCACGGCGGCGGCCCTGTTCTGGTACTCCCAGCCCGGCTACTACCAGAGGTTCCGCAGCGAGGCCGATGTCCCGTCGGTCAATCGCGCGGGATGGGCGAATGTGCATGCGCTGCAGGACCGTGTCGTCTCCGACACGGTGTCGGTGGCCGGCGCGTCGTTCGACCCTGCGAACGATCTCTCGACTCCGACCGGGAATCCGAAGCACCCCGGCCAGGACTGGACGGCGGAAGCGCTCGGCGCACACGACGATCCGGGATGGCTGATCTCTCCGGTGATGTTCGAGCCCGTCACCGGAGACGGCGTCGACATCCGCGGATACGTGGAGTCCAACGGATGGAACGAGGGAATGCCGCCTTCCGTACTCGATGCACTCGAAGCTGCCTGGCGGGCTGACGAGGACGAGGACGAGGAATGA
- a CDS encoding YcxB family protein, which yields MRSYQEVENSVREYAAHATAEAQVEFGIAVTRELLTAHGVAVAAAAELTEAGARAVSAAANTVGTASAEQLRVWIVEIDEGDLSDGDMDPDLLRAITALDTWAAYLEERSSEPIAALGISLLEQADFQSSGAPLDDFLAPSETRQAFERIRAALTVPATHGSEPRSVFENSITIDGADKAAVRRAFVDAAVTRRLRITGMIVLPIALVVGIVLAVSGRPIGVFAFGVIAALTLLLVVFVVILRRVAAKAVEDGMSVGSRLTVRIDADGLGLDGRFGSSRAPWNSLSGAVRIKDGIVFRNMAGKTAFFVPGRTLDDSALALVEQYINRGRTRTGDE from the coding sequence GTGAGGAGCTATCAGGAAGTCGAGAACTCCGTTCGTGAGTATGCAGCCCACGCTACGGCCGAGGCGCAGGTCGAGTTCGGGATCGCGGTCACGCGGGAGCTCCTCACCGCGCATGGCGTGGCGGTGGCAGCGGCAGCAGAGCTGACGGAGGCCGGAGCACGCGCCGTCAGCGCGGCGGCCAACACAGTGGGTACGGCCTCTGCCGAGCAGCTTCGGGTATGGATTGTGGAGATCGACGAAGGCGACCTGTCAGATGGCGACATGGATCCCGATCTCCTGCGCGCGATCACCGCACTGGACACGTGGGCCGCGTATCTGGAGGAACGATCGTCGGAGCCGATCGCCGCACTCGGCATCTCTCTGCTCGAGCAGGCGGACTTCCAGTCGAGTGGGGCGCCGTTGGATGACTTCCTCGCACCGTCGGAGACTCGCCAGGCGTTCGAACGGATTCGTGCGGCACTCACCGTGCCGGCGACGCATGGAAGCGAGCCGCGGTCTGTGTTCGAAAACAGCATCACGATCGACGGGGCGGACAAGGCGGCTGTCCGGCGGGCGTTTGTCGATGCGGCAGTGACGCGTCGCCTGCGGATCACAGGCATGATCGTGCTCCCGATCGCACTGGTCGTCGGCATTGTGTTGGCGGTGTCGGGTCGCCCCATCGGGGTGTTCGCATTCGGGGTGATCGCGGCCCTCACGCTGCTGCTTGTCGTCTTCGTGGTCATCCTTCGTCGCGTTGCCGCGAAGGCGGTTGAAGACGGCATGAGTGTCGGATCTCGACTCACGGTGCGGATCGATGCTGACGGGCTGGGGTTGGACGGCAGGTTCGGCTCATCGCGTGCGCCGTGGAATTCGCTCTCCGGCGCGGTGCGCATCAAGGACGGCATCGTGTTTCGGAACATGGCGGGGAAGACGGCGTTCTTCGTGCCAGGTCGCACGCTCGACGACAGTGCGCTTGCACTGGTCGAGCAGTACATCAATCGGGGTCGAACAAGGACCGGAGATGAGTGA
- a CDS encoding MucR family transcriptional regulator: MLDDTDGWLICHECGHTYLHLTHLAQTHDMLSETYRAAHGLPLGVPLVAASVQTRTRTQWHAHADLHMPALEEQWKPNTAQKGNRPRSQWTSCDEQDSLTNP; this comes from the coding sequence ATCCTCGACGACACCGATGGCTGGCTGATCTGCCACGAGTGCGGGCACACCTATCTGCATTTGACGCACCTCGCGCAAACCCACGACATGCTCTCGGAGACTTACCGTGCGGCGCACGGGTTGCCGCTCGGTGTTCCGCTCGTCGCCGCGTCGGTGCAGACCCGGACGCGAACGCAGTGGCATGCACACGCTGATCTGCATATGCCGGCGTTGGAGGAGCAGTGGAAGCCCAATACGGCACAGAAAGGGAATCGGCCGAGGAGTCAGTGGACAAGCTGCGACGAGCAGGATTCTCTAACCAATCCCTAA